From Antechinus flavipes isolate AdamAnt ecotype Samford, QLD, Australia chromosome 1, AdamAnt_v2, whole genome shotgun sequence:
taaaagaagcaagactctatcttactctacaggaaagtaggaggtaAAGGGGATAAGAGAAATTTGGGTAGGAAAAGGGATGGTGGGTTTGGGGAggcagtagtcagaagcaaaatatttttgaggatggacaagatgaaagaagagaataaatagaataaaaaggtgagggaagaggagagaaaataagatggagggaaaagcAGTTATCAGTTATAACTATGAAAAagatttgaagcaaatttctctgatcaaggcttcatttctcaaagaactcagtcaaatttatttttaaaagccatttttccaattgataaatgatcaaaagtcatgaacagttttcagatgaagtaagcAAAGCTCTATAACCATATTGGGGAAAAAGTCCTAAATcacaattagagaaatgtaaattaaaataattctgagctATTACTAAACACCTATTAGACTGGCAAATGTTGGAAAgggtgtgggaaaattgagacaatgCATGATTATTGGAATCataaactgattcaactattctgtagagcaatttgtaactatgctcaaagagctataaaaccatgcatatcttCTGACTCAGCAATAGCACTACTATGTCTGCAtcccaagagaaataaaaaggggaagtgacccatatgtacaaaaatatttatagcatctcttctggtggcaaggaattggaaattggagagatcctcatcaattggggaatgactgatgAAGTTATTTATGATTGTGGTAGAATACTATAGTGACAGCAGAAATGatagatgctctcagaaaaacctggaaagacttacacgaactgatgctaaatgaaatgagtagatccaggagaacagtgtacacagaaacaacaatactgtaagatgatcagctgtgaaatgACTTAgcccttctcagcaatacaatgatccaaggcaaatctgaaggacttatgatgaaaaatgctatccatccccagagaaagaactgatggtatctgaatacagattaaagcatactcttttaattttatttttcttgaagtgaCGTTTGtcatttgtttgcctcagtttcctcttctgtaaattaAGCTGGAgaagcaaaccactccagtatctctgccaagaaaaccccaaatggggacatgaacAACAAcatacttccttttaaaaatcattaaacaaaACCATGCAGAAGTGTTTTTGATGGCTAATAACTCCTTGGTATAGCACATACTTCCAGAGAGTTGTTTCTCTTATTGGTTTTAATATACAAAAActcatttaaagaagaaaattgtatCTAATATAGTATCATTTTCAGGCAGAGAATCCATGTGCTATTGGTAGGACTTAGAAATCCTGAGTTCTTGCCACTGATTAGGCAGGTCAGTTTCCCTTTGGAGGTCTCTgttaaacaactttaaaatgaagtttaTCTCCAGGGTCTTCTAAGGTTCATTTCAATCCTAACATTCACTCAATGATTCCATAATATTTCCCATCTTAGGAATGGAGTGAGTAAATtaatctttccctcttattttatatAGAGGAACCGGAGACATCTAACTTTAGGATATTAGTAAGGTTAGTTCCAGGCCTGAAGAAAACATCCTTGTGCTCAGCCTTAAGGAGCTTAGCATCTATTAGGAGAGAAAGTCAAAGCAATTATGTCATTTCAGTGCCAGCTAACCAGTAAGCACTGAGGGGGACGAGGtaatggagtcaggaaggttaATGAAGGGAAACTTCCCGGGAGATGAGTTTTGAGGCTAGGAAGGCATTCAGCTTAGGGAAGGCTGGTCCCAGGGCCTTGAAGGGACCTGCCACTTGGAGGAGCTCTAGAGGGAGACAGACAGGATCTGCTGACATGACTGAGACCCCAGTGGGAACAGGGGAGAGACCAGAGAGGAGATGGACTGAGAAGCAGACAGCCGACTCTCCATCAGATTTCTTCCGCCAGCCGACCCAAGGACCCGATATTAGCTGGGAGGCTCTTGACAATTAGCATCTTTATCACCTTGGAAAGCCcagaaaacctgaaaagatgAAGTGAATTTCAGGGTTGGGAGAAGCAAGACTAGGGAGCCACCTAGTGGTGGCAGGTGCCAGAGACAAACCGGCTACTTGGTGGTAGATCAGAGGACTTGAGAAGGGAAATGGATGATTAAGGACATTTCAACcaaatctcccattttacagatgaggaaaccgaggctgagAGGGTCAGTGATAACTATATCCTACTGGAATCAGTCTTGACCTGCTTGATCACAATCACCTTTCTTACCTTCTGCCCTGATGTTGCTGAACATCTGGGGAGCTCCCACCTCCAGCAGCCCTGTCCTGATTGGGAAGAACCACTCTGTTTAACAGCTCCTAGCCCCGCCTTGCTCCTCTCCATGCATCCTGCCATCCGCCTGCCAAAGCACTCCATTATATACTTTAGGAACAGTAACGAAATCGAAACCACCGATGCTTCTGGAAAATGGAAAGCACTATCTCTGGAACTTCACTACTCCCCTTTATATCGATCTCCCTCCTATTAAAATGTACATTTATTGAGGGCAGGTACTGTCTTGCTTTTGCATTTATTTCCCTAATGTTTGCACATAGAAAGCccttaataaaatattctttcatttattcacatATTCCTTCTCCTGTTGGTGAATTACTCCCCAAATCTCCATTTGAGGAAGGCCCCGTATCATTCTTCTATCCTGGCTCAGCCCCTAATTCTCCAgacttttctcctcttatttctttctcctccctttttagATCCCTTTTATGTGatatcttctcccattagaatgtaagtccctgcaaccctttttgtaaaggcaaggaattggaaattgaggggaagcccatcacttggagaatggctgaataagtataaTATACGAATGTAATAGAATAGTGTtgttataagaaaagatgagcggtctgatttcagaaaagcctgggaagactttcatgaactgatgttgagtgaagtgaacagaaccaggagaaactTGTATGcaacagtaacaagattatgtgatgattttttcaacaatgaaatgatttatgtAATTTctgtagacttgtgatggaaagtgctatctatacccacagagagaactatagagactaaatgtggatgaaagcatagttttcccccttttgttgttgtttgcttgttttttttcttcttttttttttacttttgatcttgtgcagcataatgaatatggaaatatttggaagaattgcacatgtttaacctatatcatgaTTGATATAAGTTGGGAAGAAGAAggtagagagaggaaaaaaaacatttggaagacaaggttttgcaaaggtgaatgctgaaaactatctttgcatatatttggtttttttgctcattgggattaagtgacttgcccaggatcacatagctagaaagtgttaagtgtctgaggccatatttgaattcatatcctctTGACTTagaggctggtgctctattcattgagccacccagctgccctcttcgcatatatttggaaaaataaaatactattaagatgGCACTgttcatctacctttggtgtctGTCTTTTACATAACTCTCACCTTGGGcacaagaagctatagcatgtgcAGTGGCCATACCCCAGTAAAATTATCTCAACAGACAAGTTAAACCAGGTTGAGAGTAACCAACAGGCCTCAAAACCATCTGTGAATTAGAGGGGGTGTctgtcccaagcacatgaagttTTCCCATCAGAATTGGCAGCTGTGAACAGTCTATTCCAGCAGTCATGAAATCAGCCGAAGCAGGTGCTGCAGAGTGCTTACAGCTTAGCCAGACATCAGgatgtcaaggtcatccactgcatcctgggccagtTGTCGTGAGttggatgactctggaagagagagtgaggctcaGGGGTTTGTGCAACTTGGCGTCTTGAATCCAATTTATCCAATTCAATCCAattatttaatccaattcacttaagTCAAATTTATTCCCAAGACAAGACCTTATCCCATAATGTCACGGGTctcctttgaaaatgaaaaacaagaggCTGAAGGAAGGGCTGAACAAGGATTATCCCAATTCCATAAAAAgaggaaactaaaataaaaatggaggtaTCATCAACCTCAGAACCAGAGTTCAAAGCTAGACCCTCATTTATCTCCCAAGCCAGTCTTTCCAAATGAGCCTCCGCTCTCCTCTCCAAACTAGGAGGGCCTGTCATCTAGTTTGATAAGAGGAAGTCTCTTCTAGGGAGGATAGAGTTCCTACGGCTCTCTTAGCAGGCTTCCTCCCCTGGGTAGGGGTAAGGAGCCAGGATAAAGCCAGGAAACAGGTGAGAGGATATAGGGCCAAAAGGAGAACCTCTGCCTCCACCTCCATGAACTTAGCCATCTATATGGGAAGAGCACGCTCAGGTTATCTGCTGGACTCAGTGCTCCAGAGGGGCTGACTGAGCATTGGGGACAAAGGGATGAGCATAAACCTGGTCCAAATGTAGCAAAGCTTGGAGTTGGGTCAGGCAAGTGGACTCGGTTCCATTCTCAAAGGCTCCACCATTGTTGTGCTCTCTTGGCACAAGCCGTTGCTCTTGCCTCTCAAAGTAAGAAAAAGTGCTCCTTCCAGTCCCTTCTCCCTAGGAACAATGGCAATGGAGCATGATGGAAAGAGCCCTTTCTTGGAGCTAGAGGATTTGGGTGGGCTTCTAAGGTGAGTTACATTATCACCTGGTTGACTGTGGCAAAGTCACTTCCCTCTCTGActctttcctcaattataaaatgaaggattggacTTGATGTGCTCTAAAGCACTTTGGGGTTTTAGATGATGATCCTGTGAGGCAGAATGGGAAACATTTTGGGATGATACAAAGCTCCTCAGCCTCTTATCAGGCTTCCTCCTCTGGGAAGGAGCCAGGATAAAGCCAGGAAACAGGTGAGAAGATATAGGGCCCAAAGGAGAACCTGGAATTTggagaatttggaatcaaaaaatccagaatgtcagagctggcaAAGACCCTAAAGGCAagttgaggcccagagaaatagTTCCTCCAAGGAGATACCTCCCGACTTGCCGGCTAGGACTCTTTCAGCTCTCACTATTGCCATCCCCACCCCAGATCCCCTTCGAGACTTCAGGCCCTTCCCCTCGCCTAGACTGAAATGTTCCAATCTTCTTGGCTACCCATCTTACTGCTTTTAGTAAGACACAATCCTATTTTGGAGTTTTTCCGATGGCAGACTCGGCAGTGCCCCAAGTTCTTAGGGTCTCTTGGAGGAGGAAGGGGCAGTTGGTTGCCAGAGCCTTGGAAGTGGAAATTCAGATCTGACTTAGTTAGGAAATTGAAGAGGGAAGTAACCCATTAATCACCACACTCAGTCTTCACCTTAGAGCCAGAGATAAGATGGGTGTGttagaagcaaaaataaacagaaaggtTTGGGGTTAAGGGTCCAGCTTCCCGGGGAAGGGCCCCAGCCCCTGAGCTTGCTCTGCTGGGATGTGCCCAGGGCTTTTGCCTATTCATCATTACCCCTAGGGTCTTTTCTTCTGACCTTCACCTTCTGTGTAGCTTCCTGTTTAGCCTTTACTGGAACTGAAAAGGACTCAGGGAGgaataaagggaagagaagaatgagGCGGCTTGAGGGGGATGCAGGAAAATGGaaaaccctcccctcccccccaacattGGACAACGGAGGAAAGCTGCCCACCTCCAGCAGTGCTGATAGAACAACTCAGAGCAGAATCTTGCCCCAAAGAACTTCAGAGTTGAAAGAAGGGAAcagatggggaagggaagggaaggaaggcctGGGTTTGAAGCTCAGCTGCTTACTCCCTGAATGAGTCTGAGCCTGTCCCTTCCCATAATCTCAGACCTGAAAGAGGCCTCAGAGTCAACAGATGAATTAACTATCCAATAAGTCTGGCTATCTTGCAGGTATTGTGCTGGTgacacaaagagaaaatctaaacAGCTCTCGCCTcccaaaaagtttatattttatatatacactctatatagatatagacagataaatatgtataaatataaatagatcaataaatagatatagatatacaaatacaGATATAGCTATCTTCTATAAAGATAGCTAGCATTAAGGagtgatttaaggtttacaaagtgatttgcaaatatCACATCTGACGTTCATGACAATCACTCCAGGCAGGTGCTCCATGacccccgttttacagatgagaaaactgaggcagacagaggtaaaGCATCGTTCCTGAAATACGGCACCCACAACCGAATGCAATAATTCTTTcaaggcagctagttggcacagcaGGTAGAGTGCTGTGTGACTTttgagcaagacatttaactttgcctaatttcctcatctgtaaaatggagatcatgaCAGCACGTGTCTCCAAGCTTGCTTGGAGGATCAGATGAGAATACATTTGTAAAAGGCCCTTAGCACATGGTAGGGATCCTATAAatgcttctccctttccctctctccttcctctttgtcATCTGACGCGGGCAGAGGACATCATTTATTTGGGACACCCTGTCGAGGTAGCCTTAGATGATAGTAGTTTTAAGGGCTGACATTTTCCCTGGACTTTGAAATGAGGAGGTTGAGTTAAACGATTTCTAAAGCTCTTTCTGGTGCTCGAGCTCCAGGACACGTAGATGTCAGAGTGGAGAGGGACCCTAGGAAGGGCACAGCCTTccttttacagaaggggaaactgaggcagagcagGAGAGAGCTTGCCCCAAGAGACTGCAGCTGCCTCTGGGGCCTGGGCAGAGACACTGTATCCCAGAAGCTGGTCCGCATCAGGCCCAGTCTTACCCTCGTGGTCACTTGAGGACAGGAGACGAGGAGATAGGGCTCCTAAGGCTGGGGAAGGACGCCAAATAAGGATCAAGTGGGGAAGAGGGAGCAGAGCTTTATCTAAAGGTCCCCTGAGCAGGAAGGAACAATTCCTGGAGCCCGGCTTAGAAGGTAAAAGGGGGAGGCTGGGCCTAAAACCACCTCCAGGCTCCTGGGAGACAGACGGGGAATTCCAGACACTCGGCTGAAAAGTCTTGACGTGAGCAGATAATCGGTGACCCTCGGTCTTATCACCTTTTCCAAACTTGGCTTCTCACACGGTCCCTGAAAACTTCCAGTAAGGGGAAGAGACGCTGGGGGGTCTCCAGCGGGTCAAATTCCCAGAAGCCTTCAGCCCTGTGTGAGTAACTTCTGGGAATTTGTATAGCTAGAGACCCCCCAAAACTGTGCCATCTCCCCCATTACAGGATCAGCGGCCTCAGAGACGGGCGACTTTAACACCTTcacttaacagatgagaaaacgagGAGGAAGTGGCCGGCCAGGGCGCACAGGTAGTGAGCATCCACGCGGGACCACAGAAGCCGAGCTTTTCCCGGGCTGCTCCATGAAGGGCGGGAGGAAGGACCTTCGGTGGAGCTCTGGGGGGCCAGACCCCTACGACCCTCTTCCCTGTGGCCCAGACCCTGTAGCAGCCCTGCGTGGGCCCAGAGTGGATGGCTCTGGGGGGGCCGCCGGAAAGGTACCCCCACCCCCACGAGGGGGCTCTGGTTGGTCTCAGGAGCCAGGCTTCCCTCCCTCGGGCTCCCAAAGGATGCTCTCCTTTGGAGAGGAATCAACCTATCCAactctcccccatcccccatgCGTAGATGGGCTACTCCCGGGCAGTTCTCATTAGTCCCCTCCTTAACTTGGCGCTGCTTCAGCCCCCCTTCCGGGACCCAACTGGACGCTGCAGAGTCCATCTTGGGCAGAGAGAAATCCCCTCTGGAAATCCTCCAGGGTCtaatgaaggaggaggaggcgggGTCAGCCTGGCTCTACTTAAGGGGGGTCTCCAGGAGGGGCtcggaaagagaaaggaaaaaggagccCGGCTGCTTCGAGGTGACGGCCTCTGAGGGAGAGAGCCATGAATGAAGCAGCCCtccctgtccccctccccccgcgagccctcctcctcctcctcctcctcctcctccagagcAGCTGGGGTAAGTTCCCTGCCCCCTGACCATCCCACAGGCCCTCCCAGGGAGGCTGAGGGTCACGGGGTCCCCCAGGCTCCATCTCTGACGGCCACGTGGGGAAGGGCCCTGGAGGAGCCCTGCTCCTTACTGACCCGGAGCCAGTCCCATGCTCTCTCCCCTTCTGGgcttcctcaaatgtaaaaagagGGGATTGAACTAGACTCATCTCTGAATCCCCCTCTGGTCCTTGACCCTCTGGTCCTCCCCGCCTCTGGTCTCTGATCAATCAGGACTCGAGTCAGGGCCGAGCACCAACTCGCCCACCGTGGCTGCCCCCGGGAGCCCCCTCCCCTGCCCTCCCCCAAGGCCTGCTCCCTGCTCTCCGCAGGGGCGCCGAGGGAAGGCGAGAACCCCCTGCGGATCACGCCCGCGTGGCCGGTGGTCCGGGCCGGAGGCTCCATCAGGCTGAACTGCTCTCTGAGCTGCCCCAAGGAGGCGACCGTGCAGTGGAAGGGGCTGGACACCAGCCTGGGCCACGTCTCCTCCGTGCCGGGTCTCAGCGTCCTGACCATCCCCGAGGCCGCGCTCTCCATGGCGGGGAGCAAGGTGTGCATCAGCACCTGCCAGGACACCACCTACCAGGACACAGTGGAGCTGCTGGTGTACGGTGAGCCCGGCCCCGGTTACCCGGGCGCCTCCTTagttttcccctctgtaaaatgggaagagggATCGGGCCTCGGACCCTCTCAGGCTGTTGGGAAATGCTGCTTTATTGCTAACGAGCCAGGCAGAGACGGGAGACAggcagggctgggctgggccccttcccttttctgggcctcagtttccctatctgtagaATGAGACGGTTAAGGCTGGCTGATGCATTttggcccttccagctctggtgTTTTATGAGACAGGCAGGGGCTGGGAGAAAAGAAGTCAAACAGAAAAATAGGGATTAAGGCGAGTGAGTGAGAGGGGCAGCTACACGTACCACAGAGCGCAGACACTTGGGACCCTGAACAAGCcccttaaccccaactgccttataCACAGCCCCCCAAAGATGAGTGGCGGGAGACAGAGACCCCCCGCCCCCCCTCATTAACCTCGCGTCCGGCTCTTTCAGCCTTTCCCGACAAAGTGGAAGTGTCCCCGAGCCTCCTGGTCCCTGGGCAAGGGGCCACCCTGGTCTGCTCGGCCCGAGAGGTCTCCCCTCACGACAGGCTGAGCTTCGCTTGGTATCGGGGCGACGAGGAGCTGCGGGGCCTGCAGGCCCTGGACGAGGACCTGGGGCCTGAGCAGGAGGCGGAGACCGGGGAGGAGCTGGAGGTGTTCTGGGTCACAAAACGCTGGGCCCTGCCCGCAGAGCTGGTGACCGCGGGGCCCGAGTTCCGCTGCCGGGTAGAGATGGATCTGGGGCATCAGGCTTTCAGCCACAGCCGGGCCATAGCTGGTGAGCACCAGGCCGGGCCCTCGCGCTCCTCCTCCCAAGGCCCACCGGGCTTGCTTTGCCTCCCTCCCTAAATGTCCACCCCCCACGATCCCCCGAATCTGGAGTTTCCACTTAAAACAATATTTGTCTGACCTGAGTTGAGACCCTTAGGGCGGAACaatgtctccttccttcctctcttccttccctccaggaGACCCATGTCCCATTtctcttggtgggggctggggagGAAGCAGCCACTCGTTAGGCCCGGGGAGGGATGCTGCGGAGGAGCCTCCTTCCCTAAAGCCTCCCCGTTTTCCTCCCCAGTTATTTCCAGGATGACGTCCCCAGCCCCCAGCACCCTTCTGCCCACCACCACCACCGCTGCGGGGCCGGCTCCGCCCTCCTCAGTTGCCTCTACGGTAAAAGGTCATAGCTCCGGGCCCCCTGAGCCCCCAGCTTCCTCCCTGACGCGGGGCCCCGGGTCTTCACTCCCCCTCACCTCAAACCCCGGCTCGGGCGATCCTTGCCTCCCCAAAATATTCCTGTCCCCGATGCGGGGGGCCGGTGGGGGGGCCTTGGAGCTGACGTGCCAGGCGTGTGAACCCGGGACCTCTGTGCACTGGATTCGGGCCCCGGGAAGGCTGGCGGACTACCAGGGACAGGAGGCTGGGGCCCGGGCCACCCTAATCCTGCATCCAGGGCCCCTGAACTGGGGCCTGTACCAGTGCCAAGTGGAACCTGGGAGCCAAAAGACTAGTTGTTACCTAGACAAGGAGCTCTGTGAGTCTCTGAGGGGCGGCCGGGCCCCGGGGCTGGGGGGAAGTGAGGCCGGGGGCCTCTCCCTCACGGACCCCTCTCCTTCCGCAGTGCCCGAGACGGACGGCGGGAACAGCTCGGCCTCCCTCTGGACAGGCGGCTGCCTGCTGGGCTTGATCCTCGCGGCCTTTGTGGCTTACCGCCTGCGGAGGCGGCTCGGGGCCCAGGGCCCCCCCGACGCGGCCCAGCCCTGAGCGCGCGCTCTCTGCCTCAGCCTGGCCAAACCCCCTGCGTGGGCCGCCGCCAGTGGGGCGAGCCCCCGGGGACTGGACAAAGGGGAGAGGCCCTGGGAGCTGGTGACTCCACGAAGGGGCTCCCTCACGCGTGGGCAAGGACAGGGTGGGGAGGCCCGCTCCCCACAACAACCCCCCCACAGCTGGCTCTTCTTTGGGGGGTGGTCCCCCAGGAACCCTTCTAATAAAGAGCTCTCTGTCTGTGGAGCCGCTGCTTCTGCTGCCTGACTCGTGCAGGGCAGGGCCCTTAGCCCAGAAGGCCGGAGCTGGAACCAGAACATCGGAGGCAGCCGGGCCGGAGATCGCTCAGCTCCCCGCGCAATAGCTGGGGCGGCCAGGGGCGCAGAGGAGAGCTCCGGCCCTGAGCTCAGGAggactcaaatctggcctcagacacttaacacttcctggccgtgtgaccctgggcaagtccctgaacccctggggggcggggggggctGGCTCTGGAAtaagagaacctgggttcaaatgctgttTCTGGcaattagctgtgtgacagtCCCCACACTTAGGGGGTGCAGCCGATAAAGCGATAAAGACCCGAGTTccaatgcagcctcagacactagctgtgtgatcctggaccaCACATCGCcttgtctgcctcggtttcctcttctgtaaagtagggataatagtAGCCTCAAGcttttattgtgaggatcagatatcCGCATCaggcctggcacacagcaggcatttaacatatccctttccttctttccctgagcctcagtttccttatctgtaaaatgaggattaaaccagatggcctctgaagtcccttccagctctggatccCACAGTCCCCGACAGGAGTTCAGCCAGCCGGTCTGCACAATCCTGAGCGCCAGGGTTAGCAGCCCCTAGTCCCTGCCCAGCGGGATGTTCCATTGTAGGGGGCTGGAAGCACAAGGGGGTCAAATACAGACTAACGGGGGGCGGAGGcttcctcaaatctctccccattctaatCCATCCTGCTACCAAAGCACTTCCGGGCCCATAGGCAGAGCCCCTGGAGTGATGTGGTCCCATCTGCCCTTGGGGAAGGGGGCCTGGAGACAGACAGGAGGTGGGGAGGCTGATAAGGGAGTGACTGGGGAAATGTCAAGGATTTCAGGCAGGACAGGGACTCCAGAGAGGAGGTAAAAACGATGTGGGAGGTTACGGAGAAGGAACCGTCACACTCGGCTAACAAGTTGGAAAGTGGGGCCCTTGATGGAAACTGAGGTTAGGAAAAGGGGGTGTTTGGGACTCCTGGGGTCCCCAGGCAGAGACGGAGGGCAGATCAGAGGCCTGGGGGACTGCACGGGGTGAGCTAAGGCTTGAATCAGGAAATGGGACAGTAGGTGGACCAGTGGGGATCCGGGTGAGACTTCAGGATGGAGCAGCCGCCTTCCTCCTCTTTACCAGAGCCCGGCCTAAGCCAGCATTGGAGGAAAGGTCAGGAGGAAAGTCAGGGAGGTCCAGAAGAAGTTAGTTGGGATAGAAACTCAGCATCAGAAGTACCCAAAACATGGCAAGCTGTGGAAGCTTCCTCGTGCCCCAAAGGAAAGGAAGTTTTCTCATTAGTGGGAGTCCTTTTTAAaccaaatgtttattgatttcttttatctttatattaccTACATTTCCCaatccccacctccacccctgtCTGGAGAGCCATcctttataataattaaaattgaagaataaataaaatacctCAGTAAAACTAACCAAAATGATCCCAGAAATCTGGAGTTCTATGCAGCGCTCTACACCCGTGCTCCCCCACCTCAGCAAAGACGTCTTCTCATCGCTCTTCTTGGGGGCCCAAAGGGATGACTACATATATTCCAGGGTACTTGCAAAACAACTGGAGTAGGAACCTTTGGCTGGCTGGAGAGAGTCAGAGTTCCAGGCTAGAGAGAATATGGGAGATCTACTCTTTAGTCATTCAATCTGACTTCATTTTGGGGAGAAGTGGTCTTGCCCATGGGCACTTGCTCACCAGAAGACCATTACTCCCTAAAATGAGGAAATCAGATTTAATGACCAAGTGTTATTCCTGAACTCCTGGTCAGGATTAAAGTAGGAGGAGAGACATTTCTCTACTCACTTCTTCTAAGAATGGTTAGAAGTCATTTCCTACTTTCCCTGTCCCTCTACTCTCCCAAACTTACTGGCTATAATCACTCATGAAAGTTTAGGTTGTCAAAAACAGCAACAAAGGGCAGCAAGGTGTCACAGTGGGTGGAGCCCTGAAGGCcgctggacctgagttcaaatctgacacttaatatttcctggctgagtgaccctgggcaagtcacttttaaccctaattgcttcagcaaaaaaaaaaaaaaaaaaaatagcaacaagcCCTCAGGATAAGGCTCAGAAAACTGGAGCTAAATTTCTGAAATAATGGCTGCTCCCTTTGTGGTTCCCCAAATGCTAAAATTCTGTGGGAAGCTCTCACTACCAAGTAAGCTAGGTGACCTGCAATCTTAGAAATCCCCCTGCCTTGAGAAGGAAACCTCCACTGTTGTCAGAAATGAACCAGTCTGAGGGGGA
This genomic window contains:
- the MADCAM1 gene encoding mucosal addressin cell adhesion molecule 1 translates to MNEAALPVPLPPRALLLLLLLLLQSSWGAPREGENPLRITPAWPVVRAGGSIRLNCSLSCPKEATVQWKGLDTSLGHVSSVPGLSVLTIPEAALSMAGSKVCISTCQDTTYQDTVELLVYAFPDKVEVSPSLLVPGQGATLVCSAREVSPHDRLSFAWYRGDEELRGLQALDEDLGPEQEAETGEELEVFWVTKRWALPAELVTAGPEFRCRVEMDLGHQAFSHSRAIAVISRMTSPAPSTLLPTTTTAAGPAPPSSVASTVKGHSSGPPEPPASSLTRGPGSSLPLTSNPGSGDPCLPKIFLSPMRGAGGGALELTCQACEPGTSVHWIRAPGRLADYQGQEAGARATLILHPGPLNWGLYQCQVEPGSQKTSCYLDKELLPETDGGNSSASLWTGGCLLGLILAAFVAYRLRRRLGAQGPPDAAQP